One Gemmatimonadota bacterium genomic region harbors:
- a CDS encoding PadR family transcriptional regulator, translating into MPETSVPDLLKPQWFQILLALSRGPLHGAAIMEEVLERTDGAMKLWPATLYGSLRDLEEAGWIEEADADDPPQPGGRRNVHALTAEGRAVLIAELERLEATLDVARRRRLLDSREAV; encoded by the coding sequence CGTCCGTGCCCGACCTGCTCAAGCCGCAGTGGTTCCAGATCCTGCTGGCCCTGTCGCGGGGTCCGCTCCACGGCGCCGCCATCATGGAGGAGGTGCTGGAACGGACGGACGGCGCCATGAAGCTCTGGCCGGCCACCCTGTACGGCTCGCTCCGGGACCTGGAGGAGGCCGGCTGGATCGAGGAAGCCGACGCCGATGATCCGCCGCAGCCGGGCGGCAGACGCAACGTGCACGCGCTGACGGCGGAGGGCCGCGCCGTCCTCATCGCGGAGCTGGAGCGGCTGGAGGCCACGCTGGACGTCGCCCGCCGCCGGCGGCTGCTGGATTCCAGGGAGGCGGTGTGA